GTTTGCGCTAGCACGGTTGTGAGATAAGTTAATTCCTCTGCCCGCGTTTTGAGTGCGTCTTCCGAAGCTTTGCGATCGCTAATATCCAAACAGCAGCCAATATATCCAGCAAAACTCCCGTCGGGGGTAAACCGAGGACTGCCTTTTTCAAAGATCCAACGGTACTTACCATCCGCCCGTCGCAGGCGAAATTCTTGCGCGAACTCTTGCCGACTGTGAAAAGCTGATAAATAAGTTTCCACGCAACGAGAGACATCTTGAGGGTGTACTGCTTCAGTCCAGCCTTCGCCTAATTCCTGTTTTAAACTGCGTCCGGTAAAATTTAACCAAGATTGATTGGCAAACTCCCACAAACTGTCAGTCCCAGCCATCCAGATCATCAGGGGTGTGCCGTCTGCCATCGTGCGAAATCGAGCTTCGCTTTCCCGCAATTCTGCTTCTGCTTGCTTGGCTGCGGTGATATCCAACATCAATCCCCGCAGTTTAGATTTTCCCTCACGATCGCGAGCAAAGTGCAGGCGATCGCGCAGCCACACCACGCGCCCGTCTGCGGCTATACAGCGGTATTCCAAACTACAATCGCGACCTAGCTTTTCCTGGTGGTAAGACTGTACTACCCTTGCCCGATCTTCAGGGTGAATGAGATTCTGCCAAAAGTTCGGCTGCTGTAGCCACTGTTCCACAGGGTAGCCTAAAATTTCTGCTGCACTTTGACTGACGAAGGTAAATCGCGCCGTTGCTGGATCGTATTCCCAAACAATCGTGTCTTCCAGCCCGTTGACTAAATCTTGAAATCTCTGTTGTACGGCTTCTAGTTGTGTTACTTCTGGTTGTGTCTTTGCCGATTCCGGTACGGTTGATTTTACATCGGTTTGAGTAATAAAAGCGACTTGCCGAGCCGATCCGTCACTCTCTTTTGGGATAACTTGTTCTTGCCACCAATAATAGTTTCCATCTGCTGCCAAAACTCTGTAGGAGACAGTATAAGCCTGCTGGCGAGCGATCGCTTGCTGCCGTTGCTGGTAATAGCGATCGCGATCTTCAGGATGGATGGTCTGCCAAAGTTCCCCAGGAACTGTTTCTATTTGGCTCATTTAGTTTTTGACTGTATTAGCAACTTGATTTTCTATGCTAGGAAAAATTCTATTACACTGTTAGATAGATAAATTTTATCTAGATAGCATCTCAGTTGAAAGGTTAACTTACTCTCTTTGCCAGAAAGGGTAATATCTAAATATTGAAATTCTCGAAAACCCCTTATATGTAAGTCTTTCTGGTAAATATTGATAGAAATCACCGTTCTTTATCCAAAAAAAAATATAATTACGATCGAGTTAAGATTTATTATAAGTTTAAGTCGGGATAACTCAAATAAAAAAAATTAAAACAAGAGAAGATCGACAAGTTCTCTCTTGAGAGGGATGAAAAAAACTGGATAAAAGTATTAAAGCCATAAGTAGAGGTTTTTGCAGGATAGCAAAAGATCGTCTTGGCAATTATGGAGCATGAAAGCAAATGAGGATGGCAATGTAAATAAAAGTACTAAGATTAGATTATCGAACAAAGCTAGAGTTAAAAACTTACTTGATACAGCAATCCTACAAGAGTTTATGGAATGGCTAGAGCAGTGAGTAAGGGCTGCGATCTACCTCGCTTTGAATCCCACTTTACTTTTAGTTGTAGGACATGCAGCCAAAGCATCATCTGTCATTTATTACCAGACCAATGACAAATGACCAATGACAAATGACAAATGTAAAAAACATGAGTAAAATTCGCGTTGCTTTAATTGAAGACCACGATCTCACTCGCGTCGGGATCAGAACAGCACTACAACAGCGGCAAGAACTTGAAGTGGTAGGTGAAGCTGCCAACGCTAGCGAGGGTTTGCAGTTATTGCAGACAGTCCATCCCGATATTGCGATCGTGGATATCGGTTTACCTGATAAAGATGGCATTGAACTAACTAGGGAGATTAAGGCAGCCGCAAGCGAGGGAGAAGGATTCACTACCAAAGTTTTGATCTTGACTTTGCGAGACAATCGAGAAGCAGTGTTAGCTGCTTTTGCGGCGGGGGCTGATTCTTATTGCATGAAGGATATTAGTTTCGATAACTTACTAGAAGCATTGCGCGTCACCCACAGCGGCAATGCTTGGATCGATCCCGCGATCGCCCGCATTGTTTTACAGCAAGTCAAACCCGCACCTGCCGAAGTTCCTGCTGCTGTAGTCGCTGAAGTTAGTAAAGAAGACAAAGACAACAAAACTGTTGCTATCCATGCAGCTGATGAAGACTACGACCAAATGTTAGCTGCTTACCCCCTCACCGAAAGGGAATTAGAGGTATTGCAACTGATTGTAGAAGGTTGTAGTAATGCTGTAATTGCGGAAAAACTTTACATTACCGTTGGTACGGTAAAAACCCACGTCCGCAACATCCTGAACAAACTCTGCGCCGATGACCGCACCCAAGCCGCAGTCCGCGCCCTGAGATCTGGGCTAGTTGGTTAGGTCTTTAGTAGAGACGCGATGTATTGCGTCTCTACAGATACATATTTACAACTTCCTATCGCTTCAAACTCAACAACTCCTGCGGTGAGCCTAAGAGTTTGATTTTGGTGGCAGCAATTTCTTGCTGAGAATTGAGTAAAAAGAACCAAGAAACGTTCACGCCAAACACAGGGGTTTGCACTTTCCCCACGACTTGCACTTCCAAATCGCCATTTTCCACAACCTGGGAAATTCCTCGCTCTGGCTCCAACTTCATTCCTTGAGCTTCCCCCTGCAAGAAGGAAGCGATCGCCTCTCGTCCCAAAATTCCTGCTTCAAAAGGAGGATACATCACTCCATCTGTAGCGAATAAATTTGCACAGGCTTGATAATTTTCTGTATTTAAAGTGTCAAAGTAACGAACAATTGTAGATTCTGTAATGCCTGTTATTTGTTGTACCGTATCCTGCTGCGATCGCGTTGATGCTTCCATGCGATTCATTCATCCCTCTCGACAAAAACAGCTTGCTCTTAACGCTCACGATCGCATATAAGAGTAGGTCAAAACCTGCCCCTATAGAAGGATTCTAGAATTTGTGATTCGTAGTTCGTCATCAATCATTTGGGTGTACTATCCAAATGACCAATGACCAATGACCAATGACTAACCTAACCAGCGACCAAATCAAACAAAAAGCCTTAGAATTAGGGTTTCACAAAGTCGGCATTGCCGCAGTAGAAGCAGTAGGAACTGCGGAGCGGCAGAGGTTGCAAGCTTGGTTGCAACTGGGATACCAAGCAAACATGGCATGGATGGCAAACCCCAAGCGCGAGGATATTCGTTTAGTCATGCCAGAAGTGCGATCGCTAATTTGCGTGGCGCTCAACTATTACACTCCTCACCAACATTCTACAGATCTAGCAAATGCAAAAATTTCTCGTTATGGCTGGGGTAGAGATTATCACAAGGTACTGCACAAAAAGCTTAAAGCCTTGACTCAGTGGTTGCGATCGCAAGCAGCAGATATCCAAACGCGATTCTATGCCGATACGGGTCCAATTCAAGATAAAGCGTGGGCGCAACAAGCAGGTATCGGCTGGATTGCTAAAAATGGTAACGTAATTACACGAGAATACGGCTCTTGGGTATTTTTGGGTGAAGTGCTGACTGACTTAGTTTTGACCCCAGATCGACCCCATACGCAACATTGCGGTAATTGTACTCGCTGCCTAGAGGCATGTCCGACACAAGCAATTACGCAGCCTTTTGTCGTCGATGCCAATCGCTGCATTGCTTATCATACAATCGAAAATCGTGCCGAACAGTTACCTGAAGCGATCTCTTCCCGTCTTAATGGTTGGGTAGCTGGTTGCGATATTTGTCAAGATGTTTGTCCTTGGAACCAGCGTTTTGCTCGCACGACAGATATTAACGAATTTCATCCTTATCCGCACAATCTTGCCCCAAAACTCACAGAACTAGCAACAATAGAAGACGGCGAGTGGGATCGGCGCTTTACAGGTTCAGCCTTGCGGCGGATCAAACCCGAAATGCTGAGAAGGAACGCCCGTGCTAATCTTGAATCGTCGGCTACGATTGTTTATTCCGATTCACTGTAATGACCATTAAGGTGATATTTTTTGATTTTGACGGTACTATTGCCGATACACTTCACTCCATTGTCGGTATTACTAATCGCTTAGCTGTAGAATTCGGACATAAACCCATCAGCACCGCAGAAATTGCTCAGATTAAAAACCTAAGTTCGCGTCAAATTATCAAACAATCAGGAATATCAATTCTCAAATTTCCCCTGTTAGTTGCTAGAGTCAAATCAGAGTTGAATGCAGAAATTTCTAAAATTCAACCTTTTCCCGAGATTAAAGAAACTCTACTCGAATTGAGAAAACGAGTCGATAAAGTCGGCATCCTGAGTTCTAACTCTAAAGACAATATTTTTGCTTTTTTGGAACTCAATGATATGGATTATTTCTTTGACTTTATTTACACAGAAGCCGCTCTCTTCAGTAAGAGTAGAGTCATCAAAAAGATTTTGAAGCAAGAGAGGATTGCACCGTCAGAGAGTGTCTATGTCGGCGATGAAACCAGAGATATAGAAGCAGCAAAAAGAAGTAAAGTCACTGCGATCGCTGTTAGTTGGGGTTTCAACTCCGCCGCAGCGCTGGAACAATATCAGCCCGATTTTCTCATCCACCAACCAGCAGAACTGATCGCGGCGATCGACAAATTAAATACTAGTTGTTAGTTGACGGTTGACAGTTGATAGTTATCAGTGACTAGTGACTAGTGACTGGTGGCTAGAATTGCTCCCCCCTGCTCCCTGCTCCCTACTCCCTGCTCCCTTTCTACTGATAACTGCCTACTCTTCGTCTGTTGCCATTTCTTCCATCAGGCTGACTCGATCGATCGCAAATCCTAATTGCATCGCTAACTGAACAAATAAATCGATTTCTTCTTGTTGCCAATTTCTCGGTTCGGAACAGTGATGGGCAATTAACAATCCCAGTAACTCATTGTTTTTCAAGATTGGTGCTACCAAATTAGCTTTAACTGCAAACTGCTCTAATAATCGGCGATAGCAGTCTTCAACTCGTCCCTCTTGGTAAATATCATCAATGACTGTGACATGACCTTGCTGGTATATTTCGGCATACTTTTCTCTCATGCAAGGATCGTCAATTCTCACTCTTAAAGTTTGGGGCCAGCCTGGGGCAACAGACTCCGCCACGACAATGCCATCCCAATTACTAGAATCTAGACCGTAAACGACTACGCGATCGGTTTTGATCGCCCGTCTGACTTCTTTCACAGCAGTTTTCAGTAACTCTTCTAAAAATTGAGCTTGCTGAATTCGCAAAGTAATTTCTGTGAGTAAATCGGCACGTTCGGCATCAGCTTCCTGCTTTTCTAAAAATGCAACTTGTTCGGATGCTACTCCTACCTGTTTTGCCAAATGGGAGAATAACTCAACTTCATGAGGCAGCCAAACTCTAGGTTCAGAACATTGATTAACAATCAATAAACCAAATAATTGACCGTTTTTAGTAATCGGCGCTACCATTTGCGCTTTGATCGCAAACTGTTCCAACAATTTAATATGACAATCTGTCAGTTCTCCCCCATAAATATCGTGAGTCACGCAAATTCGACCATTGATATACTTTTCTACGCCCTCGTTCGACTCAGAAAAATACGTATCGGTAACTTTAATCTTTAAGCAGGAAGGTAAGCCAGGTAGAACAGATTCAGCGACAACACTACCACTCCAGTCAGGATTAAATTGATAGACGAAAACTCGATCGGCACTGAGGGCGCGACGTAGTTCCTTTGTCGCAGTTTTTAATAACTCGTTGAGATATTGTGCTTGTCGAAATTTGAGCGAAATTTCCGTCGCTATTTTAGCTGATTCAATCGTGGCAATTTGTTGATGGCTAACATCAACCTTTTCTAGTGCTGCACTATTGAGAATTGCTAGCGGAGAGTACGATTCATCCGGTTCTAATTTCGGCTTGTCATCTGCATCGACAACAGATTTTGCTGGACGCATGGCACGATTGGCAAAAAAAGCAGTCAACAAACCGATGAGTAGCAGCGATGCGACAACAGTTTCGATTAAAAGAGTCACTGGCAGCTGAGTGGGAGAATCAGCCAGGTCTGGATTGTCCACGCGGGCTTCAGCTTGGGCATTAAACTGCGGGACTACGCGATCGTCAGCTTGCGCAAGGGTTTTGTCAGTCAAAACTGGCAACATCCCAATGGCAATAATTAACGCTACGATCTTGGTTCTAAAATTGCTTTTTTGCCACCAAAGGCGATGTTTGGGAAGCGGAGTTGCTGGGTCTGGATTATTACGGCAAGATGGCGGATAATTGTTTCTAGAGCCATAAATTTTTATACTGCTAAACTTGTAAAATCGTATACTTTTAGAAATGGCGATACGGCTACTGGTGGAATACTGCTCGGCAAGATGGGAAGGAAATTGACTCATTGTGCGCTCGCTTGGCTAATACTCTGAAGACTGCTGCCGAAAAAAACTTTTACATCTAGCATCTTGAGGTCATTTTTAAATTTTTGCAATACTTTTCAACATAGGTAGCCCCATTTAGCTTTTTGATTTTAAACTTATGTACTTACTCCTCGGTCAACTTGTTTATACCAGCTTTGCTGGCAAAGGATTCAAAACTGTTTGCAGTCCGCAGGTTTCGCCAGAAATTCAGCAAGCTTTCTTGCAACATGTAGTTTCCCAACATTGGGATTCTTACAATCCTCCAGAACCCAAATATCGTGCGGCTTACATATATCAAATCGACTTAGAGCAAACTTTGTTTGGCTGGTTATACAACGATGGTGTGGACGAGCTAGGACGCGGCAACGTACCATATTTTATTTGTTATTACATTTCAGAACCACTATTTGATTTTCAACTAGCAAATATATTTACTTGTTTGGAGAGAGGTCCAGTAGCAATCTTAGATCGACATCAGCCTCGTGCATATGTAAAAACTAAGGTTTTATCGAATTTGTGGGACTACCAACCTGCAAAAGCAGGGGTATCAACTCCTCTGTACCTGCGACAGCAAAGCTATACAGACTTGCGCCAAGGAAATTTGTTAGAGCTATTTGTGCCGATTGACGCACAGGAAAGTGCCGTTGATTTCCCAGCAAGAACTTACGAGCAGCAAATGGCGAATCTTTCTATTTATAGCAGTTATGCAATTGATGGCTTAGAACTCGAACCGGGACAAGTTCTCACAGCAGATGCTGCGACTATTGCAGTCGATCCGATCGCCTCTGAGAGTCAGTCAAAACCCAAGTTACCGTTGTATCAATTCTACAAACAGACATTAGGAAAAGATCGAGAGTTAGAAAGTTTGATTCAAAAGGGTTCGACAAATTTATTATCCAAATACAAAAAAAATTCGACTGCCAGCCGCGATCGCCACCCTGCCTCGGCAAATACTAACTCCGGTCGCTTGGCATTAGCAGGAAATAACTTTTCCCAAATCGATTTTCAGCCGTTGCCATTAGGACAAACAGTTGATGGTAACGCCGAACGCCTGACTTGGTGTTATAAAAACTCTCAACTTTGGCTCAAGGTTGGCATTTTAGCAAGTGCCGTAGCGCTGGGGTTTTCGCTATACGGTCTGATCCATTCGGGGATGTCTAATACCGATTCGCGAGTCTACGTAGCATCGCAAGTCAAGCGCAATCGAAACTACAAAGCCCTGGCAGCAGTTCCTAACGTCCCTTCAGGCATGTTTCGTTATGGTGGCTCTACTACTTTTGCGCCACTGCGATCGCCCGCAACTGTCGCGACGATCGCCCAAGCTCAACCGCAATTCGATCTACTTTATACCGATCCTTATAAAAATAGACATGGCTCTACCGTAGGCATCCAAATGCTGCTAGCAGGTAAACTCAGCTTCGCACAATCTTCTCGCCCGATTCGAGCAGCAGAATTAAGACAAGCCCAACGACTCGGTTTTACTTTAGAACAAATTCCCGTGGCGATTGATGGCATTGCTCTATATGTCAATCCTCAAGTTGCCGTAACTGGGTTAACTCTGTCCCAAGTTAAAGATATTTTCACTGGGAAGATCGTTAACTGGAAACAACTCGGTGGTTCGGATTTACCGATCGTACCCATTAGCCGCGATCCTCAAGTCAGCGGTACTGCTGATTTTCTGCAAGAAAAAGTTCTGGCAGAAGAAAACTTTGGCTCCAACGTGCGATTAGTTAACACGACAACCGATGCCATCCGTGCTGTCGCCAAAACTCCAGGCGGAATCAGCTACGCTACTGCCTCAGAAGCAGTTCGCCAGCAGAGCATAGATCCTATTTCTTTAGCAACCATCTCTCCCTTGCCACTGGCTGCTAGTAACGGTGGCTTTGTTTCTCCTTTCGATCTGCAACGCAAAAATGTCGCTAATACTACAGCTTTTGCTAACGGTACTTATCCCTTAACTCGTCGCCTTTACATCATCGTCAAGCGAGATGGCAGCGTTGACGAACGCGCTGGGATTGCCTACACAAATTTATTATTTTCTGAAGAAGGACAGCAACTCGTGGAGCAAGCCGGTTTTGCCCCCTTGCGCCTACGCTGAGATTTTACCTTCTAAATACTCGCAAAAGTGAAAAAAATTTATTTTTTTACGTCTGGAGATTTCTTTTATCAGATAAACTTTTTTTATCTAAATATATTGGCTTTTACGAATTGTCTAGTCTGCCTCTAATGCTCGATGAAGACTCTAAGTTTTTTCTTTAAAACAGTGGACTGGCTGATGACTTGCTACTATGCTCGAAAGAGAGGATTTGTCAGCCTAATAACCGCCAACAACTGTTTGATTCAAATGCAAGACATTATAGAGACACACGGCTGTGAACTTCACGGAGTTGCACCACGCCTCATTCAACTAGAACGCGCTATATGCAATCCCTTTAGAGTCTAAATGTGCGTTTTTAGGAGCAGCATCAGAATTGCAGGTAGATTGACCGCAATTATATTTATTCTACTGTCGCAGCAAAATCAAGTGTAATCCTTGGAGTTATTTGCTAGCAATGCAGTGAATAGTGATGTATGGTATTTAACTTTCAGGAATAATAACTTAGTGGTATGCTGCTGCTAATCAATCGCACGTAACAATTAAGCTAATGTTACAAAAACCCTAGAGCCAAAAAAACTATGTCAGTGAAACTTCGCAAGCAGCATCTAACCGTGTCACCTCAAAACTTACCAAAAAATAGAACATTTAATCTTTTAAGCATCGGGCAAAGAGGCGTAGGAAAAACGGTTTTCCTCGTCGGTAGCTATACGGAGCTACAGACTGAAAGTTCCAAAAAGCAACCGCACAAATTATGGTTTGAATGCCAAGACAACCAGGTAAAGGAAAACGTAGATAAAATTCTTAAATATATAGATCAGACGGATCAGTATCCACCACCGACGATGAAAGTCGTCAACTTCAGCTTTAACCTAAAACGACAAAGCTTGTGGGGCGAAAAAACAGTATGCCATTTCCGCTGGAATGATATCCCTGGAGAAATCTGCGACGTTCACAACTCTGATTTTCGCGAACTCGTGTTTAACTCGCACGGCTGCTGCGTATTTATTGATGCCTACGCTCTCAGGCACAGCGATGCTTACATTCAAGTATTGGAAAATATCTTTGAGCAAGTTATGGCATTGACGAGCTTGGTTTATCTCAATGGATTAAATTATCCATTAGCTATAGTGCTAACTAAGTACGATCTATTAGAATCTAATGCAGCAACTCAAAAAGTCATAAAAAATAAATTAGAACCTTTGATTGCTCATCTCAATACCGTCAAAGCGCGCTACGAGATTTTTCATTCCTCCATACCTCTAGTCCGAGAAAACAACATCGTCACTCTCAAACCCAAAGGAACAGCCATCGCTTTTCTTTGGTTAGTATGGGAGCTAAACAAAATACATAGCTCCAGTGCAGATAGTCAGCTTTTGGGATTAATTCATCGCCTTATCCCTGGCGATGCCAACGCTCGCTCGAAGAACCCTAACGGAGTGATGCAATCTTTATTCGATTCTAACCGCAAAGCGAGTACTCAAAGCGATCGCCACTCCTCCCTCAAGGAGAAAATGGGGTCGAAACTCGGGTGGTTCCTTGGCATTGGTTTAGTTGGAATAGCTGTATTGTCTCTACTCGGTTACCAACGGTCTACTTCACAGATTCGCACGGGTGAAGCATTGTACGATGTTGAAGCTTTACAACAAGCTGGACAAATAGATAAAGCGATCGCTTCGTTGGAACAACTAGTACAAAACAATCCCGATAATATAGATTTGCGTTTGCGCTTAGCAGAGCAATACGAGCTAACAGGTAATGCTGCTGGTGCAGAAAAAACTTACGACCAAATTTTGGCAAGACAAAACAATAACCTTAAAGCTTTAGTACGCAAAGCTGTGCTGCGTCAAATTCATAAAGATAGTCAAGGTGCGGCTCAGTTATTTGAGCAAGCAGAAGCAGCGGCTCCAGATGCTCTGAAACCACAAATTCGCACCTTAGCTAAAAAAACCTTAAATTCTTCTCAAGAAAATCAGAAGTTGAAAGGAGCGAAAACCACAGAACCCAAGAGCGATTGATAGGTTTTATCCTCCAGATAATTGCGGCTAGCCCTCAAATCTTCTCTGTCCGTATAGGGGAAAGTGTAGCATTTGTAGCTGCTCGAAATTTGCAGTTCGATTGGCAACTTATCTCTAGCCTCTTTTTGATGAGTGTTGCGTTCAGAGAAGTTCTTCCATTAAAAAAGTCTTTACTAGAAGTGAATTGGCTGTATAATAATTTACAACGCTATCAAGATCGTTTGGATAATATGCATCTGTCAGATAAAAAACGTTACAGTCTTGATGCACGCACTACTAGTAAAAGCTAGCTCAACAACCAACAGCCAATCGGCAATTTATAGGTTGAGTGCTAGCAGATTTACCGAAATAATGTATGAAGAAAAGCCGCAAGTTGCAATTAATAATTCTGTGGTTACCTATATCTAGTTTTTGCTTCTGTTTCAATCTCCTTTCAATCGATATAGTAAGAGCAGAAGCATGTTCCGATCGCGAAATTAATTCTTATATAACAAAACTAGGCAACACTAACGAATGGATATTTACTGTAGCAGCACTGAAAAAGTGTGGCGATCGCGCAGTCAAAGCATTGAGTCAAGAATTACAGCAAAAGGACGAAAGCATTAGAATTAATGCGGTTGCCGCTTTGGGAAGTCTGGGAGCAGCGGCGCACTCGGCAATTCCGGCTTTGAGCGTTACAGCTTTAGCAGATAAAAGTCCCGTAGTACGTTCTAGTGCAGCATACGCGCTTGGTAGTATGGGAGTAGCAGCAGAAAGTGCCGTCCCCGCGCTCACAGTCGCACTACAAGATGAAGATAGATCGGTGCGAGCGATGGTTGTATCTGCAATTGGTAGCATGGGGGCAGCAGCAGAAAGTGCCGTTCCCGCACTGAGCCAGACGCTCAGCGATCCCGATCGCACCGTGCGATCGAACGCTATCTATGCTTGGGCTAAAATTGCGACTGGCTGGCAGCAAAAAGCCGCAACGCTTTCCCATCTCCAATTAGAACGAGACATTCGCGAATTGGAAACGGCGCTGAAAATTATTGAAACCAGTCAAGAGTTATTTCCAGAAGCAGAGGTAGCGCTCTTACGTCAGTCATTGCAAATACTCAAATCGCAGCGATACCCCAATTGGAGCGAGAACGTACTGAAATTGCTCTCGCAGTATCGATGGCTACCAATTGGGATAGTATATATCGCTACGCTGACATCATTTTGGTCGCTACTCCTCTGGCAGCGTCCGCTGTGGATTTTAGGTATTAACAATGCATTACAACGATACTCTAGCATTGCTTTACCTGGTTTTTCCGGCCGAATAAAATTGCCAATTAACTGGTTAGTTTTAGTTAGTTTTTTCCACTATCATCCCAGGGTGCTGAATGCTTGGTTTGCTACCCAAACGCTCGATCCTCAGACGCAGCAGCAGGCACTCGCTCAATCTAATGCTGCAAGCAAACCTACCGATCTGCCGTTGTTAGAAGCAGACAGCGTGCAAAAATATGCCAAAGCAATCGCCTGGGAATGTATCAAGCAGACATTTCAACCAGCCGCAGTCAAACGCGAACAATTACTCAGTGAGATTGGAGCGATCGCGGGATACGATACCGCTAAAATTTACTTAGAACATTTAGAACAAAATCTCGGTTTGCTGCAAGCGATCGGTAAGGCACAAGATAAAGTGCGCTTTACTCACGATCTGTTAGCAGAATATCTAGCTAGCCAATATCTCGTAGAATTATGTTGCGACAATGAAAACAACTGGCGCAAGTTCTTGGCACGAGTAGACACCGTTCCCGATTGCGTGGCGATGAAGAGATTTTTATTATCTGTACGAGACTGCTGCATGGCTTTACAAGCAACAGTAAAAGTGCCTAGCTTTGTCACTGAAGAACTGAGTCAACGTGCTGGTATCGCTCAAAAATCACCCTCACAGATCCAGGCTGTATAGGCTAGTGGAAATTGGTAACGGGTAGTTGGTGAAAGGCAAGTCGTAAGTCGTAAGTCGTAAGCCATTTTTCTCCCTCAGCTCCCGATCGCTCCGCGACTCTATCTTCCCCCTGCTCCCTGCTCCCTGACAACTGATTCGCTAAACTACTCGTATAAGAACGATAGTATTAGCAATACATGACACCAGAAGAAATTGCCAACACCCTAACAGATTTATTTCATTCTGCACCCGTACAAGCGATCGCTCCTGGTTCCTGGCAAATCGAAACACCGGAATTTCGCCTATTAGTTCTGCTATCAGACGATCGCTCTTGGCTGCGAGTATTATTACCAATTGTATCGGCGCAGGCAGCTCAACCATTTATGGAACAGTTGCTTGAAGCTAACTTTGACGACACTCAGGAAGTACGCTACGCCTTACATCAAGGAGTCGTGTGGGGAGTCTTTCAGCACAATCGTGCAAGCTTGAGTACGACAGATTTTACCGAAGCGATCGCGCGCTTAATTTCCTTAAATCAAGCGGGGTTAACAAATGCATTTAGCCAATTGGTAGAAACGAAACTACGGCAAATCGTTACAGCGCAAAAGCAGCAAGGACAATCTCTAGAAGCTACCCTGCAAAATCTCAGCAGAATGTACGATGAGGGATTGCTAGGCGACTTACAACAAGGAGCAGAGTCGCGGGAGCAAGTCATGGCAGCATGGAAATATCAGTTAGAAAGGTTGTGGTTAGAAGTAGAACCATAATGGATATTATTCAAATCCTCCGGCAAGACTACCAAAGATTTCCCGACAACCAGACATACAGCATCTATGCTTCAGATGTCTTTTTCCAAGATCCCCTCAACCGTTTTCGTGGTGTCGAGCGATACAAACAGATGATTAATTTCATCAACACCTGGTTTATTGCTGTCAAGATGGATTTACATGATATTCGCCAGGAAGGGGACACCATTAAGACAGAGTGGACGTTGAGTTGGAATACTCCCCTCCCCTGGAAACCCCGCATTGCTATTCCTGGCTGGAGTGAGTTACACCTCAATCCCCAAGGATTAATTGATTCCCACATCGATTACTGGAACTGTTCGCGATTAGATGTGGTAAAACAGCATTTTGGGAGTGGAAAGGGGTGATGAAGTGGTCATGAGTGAGTGGTAATTGGTAACTGTCAACTGATAACTGTCAACTGATAACCGATCGGCGGAGTAAACCTGATGATTGCTAGTCCAC
This genomic stretch from Scytonema millei VB511283 harbors:
- a CDS encoding GAF domain-containing protein; the encoded protein is MSQFPSHLAEQYSTSSRIAISKSIRFYKFSSIKIYGSRNNYPPSCRNNPDPATPLPKHRLWWQKSNFRTKIVALIIAIGMLPVLTDKTLAQADDRVVPQFNAQAEARVDNPDLADSPTQLPVTLLIETVVASLLLIGLLTAFFANRAMRPAKSVVDADDKPKLEPDESYSPLAILNSAALEKVDVSHQQIATIESAKIATEISLKFRQAQYLNELLKTATKELRRALSADRVFVYQFNPDWSGSVVAESVLPGLPSCLKIKVTDTYFSESNEGVEKYINGRICVTHDIYGGELTDCHIKLLEQFAIKAQMVAPITKNGQLFGLLIVNQCSEPRVWLPHEVELFSHLAKQVGVASEQVAFLEKQEADAERADLLTEITLRIQQAQFLEELLKTAVKEVRRAIKTDRVVVYGLDSSNWDGIVVAESVAPGWPQTLRVRIDDPCMREKYAEIYQQGHVTVIDDIYQEGRVEDCYRRLLEQFAVKANLVAPILKNNELLGLLIAHHCSEPRNWQQEEIDLFVQLAMQLGFAIDRVSLMEEMATDEE
- a CDS encoding tetratricopeptide repeat protein; its protein translation is MSVKLRKQHLTVSPQNLPKNRTFNLLSIGQRGVGKTVFLVGSYTELQTESSKKQPHKLWFECQDNQVKENVDKILKYIDQTDQYPPPTMKVVNFSFNLKRQSLWGEKTVCHFRWNDIPGEICDVHNSDFRELVFNSHGCCVFIDAYALRHSDAYIQVLENIFEQVMALTSLVYLNGLNYPLAIVLTKYDLLESNAATQKVIKNKLEPLIAHLNTVKARYEIFHSSIPLVRENNIVTLKPKGTAIAFLWLVWELNKIHSSSADSQLLGLIHRLIPGDANARSKNPNGVMQSLFDSNRKASTQSDRHSSLKEKMGSKLGWFLGIGLVGIAVLSLLGYQRSTSQIRTGEALYDVEALQQAGQIDKAIASLEQLVQNNPDNIDLRLRLAEQYELTGNAAGAEKTYDQILARQNNNLKALVRKAVLRQIHKDSQGAAQLFEQAEAAAPDALKPQIRTLAKKTLNSSQENQKLKGAKTTEPKSD
- a CDS encoding PstS family phosphate ABC transporter substrate-binding protein, giving the protein MYLLLGQLVYTSFAGKGFKTVCSPQVSPEIQQAFLQHVVSQHWDSYNPPEPKYRAAYIYQIDLEQTLFGWLYNDGVDELGRGNVPYFICYYISEPLFDFQLANIFTCLERGPVAILDRHQPRAYVKTKVLSNLWDYQPAKAGVSTPLYLRQQSYTDLRQGNLLELFVPIDAQESAVDFPARTYEQQMANLSIYSSYAIDGLELEPGQVLTADAATIAVDPIASESQSKPKLPLYQFYKQTLGKDRELESLIQKGSTNLLSKYKKNSTASRDRHPASANTNSGRLALAGNNFSQIDFQPLPLGQTVDGNAERLTWCYKNSQLWLKVGILASAVALGFSLYGLIHSGMSNTDSRVYVASQVKRNRNYKALAAVPNVPSGMFRYGGSTTFAPLRSPATVATIAQAQPQFDLLYTDPYKNRHGSTVGIQMLLAGKLSFAQSSRPIRAAELRQAQRLGFTLEQIPVAIDGIALYVNPQVAVTGLTLSQVKDIFTGKIVNWKQLGGSDLPIVPISRDPQVSGTADFLQEKVLAEENFGSNVRLVNTTTDAIRAVAKTPGGISYATASEAVRQQSIDPISLATISPLPLAASNGGFVSPFDLQRKNVANTTAFANGTYPLTRRLYIIVKRDGSVDERAGIAYTNLLFSEEGQQLVEQAGFAPLRLR